A genomic region of Rhodococcus pyridinivorans contains the following coding sequences:
- a CDS encoding SDR family NAD(P)-dependent oxidoreductase, which produces MNDARPLALVTGASRGIGRELAALFAADGYDLVLAARSDTLDEVAADLRTSGAEVVSVHADLRTPEGVRAVHEAATAGGRVPAAAALDAGVGIGGAFVDAELGDVLSIVDVNVRSTVHLAHLLLNDMLRAGSGRMLVTSSVVSKMPGPYQAVYNASKAFVQSFTDGVRKELDGSGVTLTAMLPGATDTHFFARAGMLDTILGKAPKDDPAHVARDGYAALMRGEATVVPGSVLAKSMAVFGTVAPDAVTSAVHRVLAKPRSGR; this is translated from the coding sequence ATGAACGACGCTCGACCCCTCGCTCTGGTGACCGGAGCATCGCGAGGCATAGGCCGGGAGTTGGCGGCCCTGTTCGCGGCCGACGGATACGACCTCGTGCTCGCGGCGAGATCGGACACTCTGGACGAGGTCGCCGCAGACCTGCGGACGTCCGGCGCGGAGGTGGTGTCGGTCCACGCGGATCTGAGGACTCCGGAAGGGGTCCGGGCGGTCCACGAGGCTGCGACGGCCGGAGGTCGCGTCCCGGCGGCGGCTGCGCTCGACGCCGGTGTCGGGATCGGCGGGGCGTTCGTCGACGCAGAGCTCGGGGACGTCCTCTCGATCGTCGACGTCAACGTGCGCTCGACGGTGCATCTGGCGCACCTGCTGCTGAACGACATGCTGCGGGCGGGCTCGGGCCGGATGCTCGTCACCTCGTCGGTGGTGTCGAAGATGCCCGGCCCCTACCAGGCCGTGTACAACGCGTCCAAGGCCTTCGTGCAGTCCTTCACCGACGGCGTCCGCAAGGAACTCGACGGTAGCGGGGTCACGCTCACCGCGATGCTCCCCGGTGCCACCGACACCCACTTTTTCGCACGTGCCGGGATGCTCGACACGATCCTCGGGAAGGCGCCCAAGGACGATCCTGCGCACGTCGCGCGCGACGGTTATGCCGCTCTGATGCGCGGCGAGGCGACTGTGGTGCCCGGCTCCGTGCTCGCGAAATCCATGGCGGTCTTCGGCACGGTGGCGCCCGACGCGGTGACCTCGGCGGTTCACCGGGTCCTGGCCAAGCCTCGATCGGGGCGATGA
- a CDS encoding RecQ family ATP-dependent DNA helicase, producing the protein MYRSSSDIASEDAREELCAAAQKVFGWDTLRPEQLDAMVPLLGGRDVLAVMATGSGKSAIYQVPSLLLPGVTVVVSPLIALQNDQIAGLDHSEAPEAVAINSRQCESENEANWRAVLEHDADYVFLAPEQLTKDEVLERLRSVEVSLIVVDEAHCVAMWGHDFRPEYLRLGDVAEALGRPPVVALTATASPPVREDIVEALRMRDPLVVAGGFDRPNLDIEVRRHTDDGEKRRAVVEAVASLPGPGILYAATRKDTERYAEALRERGIDACPYHAGMRAAERGDVHLGFLDGRCDVVVATSAFGMGIDKPDVRFVVHASIPDSVDSYYQQIGRAGRDGEPATVLMFYRPEDLSLATFFTTHNPDEELIGRVFSAVRSASPMRLGRLRTELDVRGRRLANAVNLLERCGALVSGRRGLSAADIPRRKAVEHARETAASGERLDRSRVEMMRGYAETRGCRRRFLLGYFGETLSDPCGRCDTCRDGASDEVATVSVLRGADTAPAYCETSVFAPNTHVVHAEWGPGVVMTCEHDRVTVLFDSEGYRTLSLDAVAESGVLKVDDPAPAEPVPAHAEEPVA; encoded by the coding sequence ATGTATCGGTCGTCGTCCGACATTGCATCGGAGGATGCACGCGAGGAACTCTGCGCCGCCGCGCAGAAGGTGTTCGGCTGGGACACGCTGCGTCCCGAACAACTGGACGCGATGGTTCCGCTGCTGGGCGGACGCGACGTCCTCGCCGTGATGGCCACCGGCTCCGGGAAGTCCGCGATCTATCAGGTGCCCTCGCTGCTGCTACCGGGGGTGACGGTCGTCGTCTCGCCCTTGATCGCGCTCCAGAACGATCAGATCGCCGGTCTGGACCACTCGGAGGCACCCGAGGCGGTCGCGATCAATTCGCGCCAGTGCGAGTCGGAGAACGAGGCGAACTGGCGGGCCGTGCTCGAACACGATGCCGACTACGTCTTCCTCGCCCCCGAGCAGCTCACCAAGGACGAGGTCCTGGAGCGTCTGAGAAGCGTGGAGGTCTCGCTCATCGTCGTCGACGAAGCGCACTGTGTCGCCATGTGGGGCCATGACTTCAGGCCGGAATATCTACGCCTGGGAGACGTGGCCGAGGCCCTGGGCCGGCCACCCGTCGTCGCGCTCACCGCCACCGCCTCACCCCCGGTCCGCGAGGACATCGTCGAGGCGTTGCGCATGCGGGATCCGCTCGTCGTCGCCGGTGGTTTCGACCGCCCGAATCTCGACATCGAGGTGCGCAGGCACACTGACGACGGCGAGAAGCGACGCGCCGTCGTCGAGGCCGTGGCGTCCCTGCCCGGTCCCGGCATTCTGTACGCCGCGACCCGCAAGGACACCGAGCGATACGCCGAGGCCCTGCGTGAACGCGGGATCGACGCGTGCCCGTATCACGCCGGGATGCGCGCGGCCGAGCGCGGGGACGTTCACCTCGGATTCCTCGACGGTCGCTGCGATGTCGTGGTGGCGACCTCCGCCTTCGGTATGGGCATCGACAAGCCGGACGTGCGTTTCGTCGTGCACGCCTCGATACCGGACTCGGTCGATTCCTACTACCAGCAGATCGGGCGCGCCGGACGCGACGGGGAGCCGGCCACCGTCCTGATGTTCTACCGTCCCGAGGATTTGTCGCTCGCGACCTTCTTCACCACCCACAACCCCGACGAGGAGCTGATCGGCCGGGTGTTCTCGGCGGTCCGCTCCGCGTCGCCGATGAGGCTCGGACGGCTGCGTACCGAGCTCGACGTGCGGGGGCGGAGACTGGCCAACGCGGTGAACCTGCTCGAACGGTGCGGAGCGCTCGTCTCCGGCCGGCGTGGACTCTCCGCCGCCGACATCCCCCGACGGAAGGCGGTCGAGCACGCACGCGAGACGGCCGCGTCGGGCGAACGACTGGACCGATCGCGGGTCGAGATGATGCGGGGCTACGCCGAGACTCGCGGTTGCCGCCGCCGGTTCCTGCTCGGGTACTTCGGCGAGACGCTGTCCGACCCCTGCGGCCGGTGCGACACCTGCCGGGACGGCGCGTCCGACGAGGTTGCGACGGTATCCGTGCTTCGGGGCGCCGATACTGCCCCGGCGTACTGCGAGACGTCCGTGTTCGCCCCGAACACGCATGTCGTGCATGCCGAGTGGGGACCGGGAGTGGTGATGACCTGCGAGCACGATCGCGTCACCGTCCTGTTCGACAGCGAGGGCTATCGGACACTGTCGCTCGATGCAGTCGCCGAGTCGGGGGTGCTGAAGGTCGACGACCCCGCACCGGCAGAGCCCGTACCTGCCCATGCCGAAGAACCCGTGGCGTGA
- a CDS encoding hemolysin family protein — protein MSNPVVVAVVTIGLIAASAFFVAVEFALIAARRHRLEDAATSSRSARAALRSASELSVLLAGSQLGITVCTLALGATTKPAVHHWLTPLFENWGAPLWLADVAGFVLALIIVTFLHLVVGEMAPKSWAIAHPEKSATMLALPMRAFMWVTRPLIVRLNHMANWCLRKVGVDPVDQVAEGQDPDALRHLVEHSATVGTLDERYHGHLSSALELETLTLGEIVTPQAEPSSVKPTSTAVEIRETAHRTGHLRLLVRDNGHVDGVVHVRDSLQAAPGTTATELMRPALTIDAATPVYEALTTMRETRNHLVTVTENGRIVGLITLSDVLARLLPMSGATS, from the coding sequence ATGAGTAATCCTGTGGTCGTCGCGGTGGTGACGATCGGCCTGATCGCCGCCAGCGCGTTCTTCGTCGCGGTCGAGTTCGCGCTCATCGCGGCGCGACGACACCGACTCGAGGACGCAGCGACGTCGAGCCGCTCGGCGCGGGCCGCCCTGCGCAGCGCGTCCGAACTGTCAGTGCTCCTCGCGGGATCCCAGCTCGGTATCACGGTGTGCACGCTCGCACTCGGTGCGACGACGAAACCCGCGGTGCACCACTGGCTCACGCCGTTGTTCGAGAACTGGGGCGCGCCGCTGTGGCTCGCGGACGTGGCCGGCTTCGTCCTTGCGCTGATCATCGTGACGTTCCTGCACCTCGTCGTCGGCGAGATGGCACCGAAGTCGTGGGCGATCGCCCACCCGGAGAAGTCCGCCACGATGCTGGCGCTGCCGATGCGCGCGTTCATGTGGGTGACCCGGCCGTTGATCGTCCGGTTGAATCATATGGCGAACTGGTGTCTGCGAAAGGTCGGTGTGGACCCGGTGGATCAGGTCGCCGAAGGTCAGGATCCCGATGCGCTGCGGCACCTGGTCGAGCACTCGGCCACCGTCGGCACGCTCGACGAGCGCTATCACGGGCACCTGAGCAGCGCGCTGGAGCTCGAGACGCTCACGCTCGGCGAGATCGTCACGCCGCAGGCCGAGCCGAGCAGCGTGAAGCCGACCTCGACGGCCGTCGAGATCCGTGAGACGGCCCATCGCACCGGGCACCTCCGGTTGCTCGTGCGCGACAACGGCCACGTGGACGGTGTCGTGCACGTGCGCGACAGTCTCCAGGCCGCACCCGGAACCACGGCGACCGAACTGATGCGCCCCGCGCTGACGATCGACGCCGCGACGCCGGTCTACGAGGCGCTGACGACGATGCGGGAGACCAGGAACCATCTGGTCACCGTCACCGAGAACGGACGGATCGTCGGATTGATCACCCTCTCGGACGTCCTGGCCCGGCTGCTGCCGATGAGCGGCGCCACGAGCTGA
- a CDS encoding hemolysin family protein, whose protein sequence is MLTALGIAAGILVVLAITALTGYFVAQEFAYMAVDRSRLKARAEGGDSAAARALAVTRRTSFMLSGAQLGITVTGLLVGYVAEPLIGSGLGELLGGVGIPTAVGVAVGTVLAVLFSTVVQMVFGELVPKNLAIARPEPVARRLALSTSAYLAVFGWLIKLFDASSNLLLRALRIEPVHDVEHSATPRDLEHIVAASRETGELPPELSTLLDRILEFPTRTAEHAMIPRSRVDVVELDEPVATILDKMSEGHTRYPVVGTSSDDLRGVVHLHDLLGLDTPTGTAAGVCRPPVIVPATLALPEVLTELARAEDEMALVIDEYGGFAGVVTLEDIAEELVGEIADEHDSAMAAEVIRPEGDGWIVRGDAHIDEVARTLDHELPEGDYETLAGLVITEFGGLPEVGDTVRITLDPDPAELLNGDGPIHRTLVAEVRDIDKHVPSSVRVTVLTDEVTGNE, encoded by the coding sequence GTGCTGACCGCCCTCGGAATCGCGGCCGGCATTCTTGTCGTTCTCGCCATCACTGCACTGACCGGCTACTTCGTCGCGCAGGAATTCGCGTACATGGCCGTCGACCGCTCCCGCCTGAAGGCCCGCGCCGAAGGCGGTGACTCGGCTGCAGCCCGCGCACTGGCGGTCACCCGCCGCACCTCCTTCATGCTTTCGGGCGCTCAGCTCGGCATCACCGTCACCGGCCTGCTCGTCGGCTACGTCGCGGAACCGCTGATCGGTAGCGGTCTCGGCGAACTGCTCGGCGGGGTGGGCATCCCCACCGCGGTGGGTGTCGCCGTCGGCACCGTGCTGGCCGTGCTCTTCTCGACGGTGGTCCAGATGGTCTTCGGTGAACTGGTACCGAAGAACCTCGCCATTGCCCGTCCCGAACCGGTCGCACGCCGCCTCGCCCTGTCGACGAGCGCCTATCTCGCCGTCTTCGGATGGCTGATCAAACTCTTCGACGCGTCGTCGAATCTCCTGCTGCGGGCATTGCGCATCGAGCCGGTGCACGACGTCGAGCACTCCGCGACACCGCGCGACCTCGAACACATCGTGGCCGCGTCGCGCGAGACCGGCGAACTTCCGCCGGAATTGTCCACCCTCCTCGATCGAATCCTCGAGTTCCCGACCCGGACCGCCGAACACGCGATGATCCCGCGGTCGCGGGTCGACGTCGTCGAACTGGACGAGCCGGTCGCCACCATCCTCGACAAGATGAGCGAGGGGCACACCCGATACCCCGTGGTGGGCACCTCGTCCGACGATCTGCGCGGTGTCGTGCACCTGCACGACCTCCTCGGCCTCGACACCCCGACGGGCACGGCCGCGGGGGTCTGCCGCCCCCCCGTGATCGTGCCGGCCACGCTGGCACTGCCGGAGGTTCTCACCGAACTGGCCCGGGCCGAGGACGAGATGGCACTGGTGATCGACGAGTACGGCGGGTTCGCCGGCGTCGTCACCCTCGAGGACATCGCGGAGGAACTGGTCGGCGAGATCGCCGACGAGCACGATTCTGCGATGGCCGCCGAGGTCATCCGCCCCGAGGGCGACGGCTGGATCGTCCGCGGCGACGCACACATCGACGAGGTGGCCCGCACCCTCGACCACGAACTGCCCGAGGGCGACTACGAGACGCTCGCCGGCTTGGTCATCACCGAGTTCGGTGGCCTCCCCGAGGTGGGTGACACCGTCCGGATCACACTGGATCCGGATCCCGCCGAACTGCTGAACGGGGACGGCCCGATCCACAGGACCCTGGTGGCCGAGGTACGCGACATCGACAAGCACGTGCCGTCGTCCGTGCGCGTGACCGTTCTGACGGACGAGGTGACCGGCAATGAGTAA
- a CDS encoding pirin family protein, whose amino-acid sequence MSTAPILDVRRADDRLHTKIDWLDSRHSFSFGHHYDPDNTHFGMLMVNNDDIVRPGSGFDTHPHRDMEIVTWVLRGSLVHQDSTGHSGVIYPGLAQRMSAGSGILHSEKNDSWRHPGATASYAAEHDEPVRFVQMWVLPDEAGIEPGYEQLEIDDELLSGGLVPVASGMDAYADHSAIRIRNRYAAMHVARMRPDRPVTLPDAPFVHLFVARGEAALEGAGPLAQGDAARIAGGGGRQLTTATGAEIIVWEMHAALGHS is encoded by the coding sequence ATGAGCACCGCACCGATTCTCGACGTCCGCCGCGCGGACGACCGCCTCCACACGAAGATCGACTGGCTCGATTCGAGGCACTCCTTCTCGTTCGGCCACCACTACGATCCCGACAACACGCATTTCGGGATGCTGATGGTCAACAACGACGACATCGTCCGCCCGGGAAGCGGTTTCGACACTCACCCGCACCGCGACATGGAGATCGTCACCTGGGTGCTCCGCGGATCGCTCGTGCATCAGGACTCGACGGGGCATTCCGGGGTGATCTACCCGGGTCTCGCGCAGCGCATGAGCGCGGGCTCGGGGATCCTCCACTCCGAGAAGAACGACTCGTGGCGTCATCCCGGTGCCACTGCGTCGTATGCCGCCGAGCACGACGAACCGGTGCGGTTCGTGCAGATGTGGGTGCTGCCGGACGAAGCCGGGATCGAGCCGGGCTACGAACAACTCGAGATCGACGACGAACTGCTCTCCGGCGGACTCGTGCCGGTCGCATCCGGAATGGACGCCTACGCCGACCATTCCGCCATCCGCATCCGCAACAGATATGCCGCCATGCACGTCGCGCGGATGCGTCCGGATCGCCCCGTGACGCTGCCGGACGCACCCTTCGTGCACCTCTTCGTCGCCCGGGGCGAAGCCGCACTCGAGGGAGCCGGACCTCTCGCCCAAGGAGACGCAGCGCGGATCGCCGGAGGTGGCGGCCGACAGCTCACCACAGCCACCGGCGCCGAGATCATCGTCTGGGAGATGCACGCCGCACTCGGACACTCCTGA
- a CDS encoding pirin family protein has translation MSNTDTRPEEIRCRTEDLPIRDPLRPRVEIITSREVPLGGPRAMPVRRTLPQRQRSLIGAWCFVDHYGPDDVSRTGGMDVAPHPHTGLQTVSWLFTGEIEHRDSHGVHAMVRPGELNLMTGGHGICHSEVSTSATTTLHGVQLWVALPDAHRDAPRDFQHHVPPVVRVPGAEVKVFLGSLAGEESPVTTYTPLLGAEIVLDPAASITLDVDPSFEHGVLVDTGTVALFGTVLTRAALGYTGTGVPALELTNTTDEPARIVLLGGTPLGEEIVMWWNFVGRDHDEIVAYRDAWERGCDRFGRVSGYTGRVERLPAPPLPQARIRPRRNPPTADPNCPTQDPA, from the coding sequence ATGAGCAACACCGACACCCGTCCCGAGGAGATCCGCTGCCGGACGGAGGACCTCCCCATCCGCGACCCGCTCCGCCCCCGCGTGGAGATCATCACCTCGCGTGAGGTCCCGCTCGGTGGCCCCCGGGCCATGCCCGTGCGCCGTACGCTTCCGCAACGGCAGCGTTCGCTGATCGGCGCGTGGTGCTTCGTCGACCATTACGGCCCCGACGACGTCTCCCGCACCGGCGGCATGGACGTCGCACCGCACCCCCACACCGGTCTGCAGACGGTGTCGTGGCTGTTCACCGGCGAGATCGAACACCGCGACAGTCACGGCGTGCACGCGATGGTCCGGCCGGGGGAGTTGAACCTCATGACCGGAGGCCACGGAATCTGTCACTCCGAGGTCTCCACCTCCGCGACCACGACACTGCACGGCGTGCAGTTGTGGGTGGCCCTGCCCGACGCACATCGCGATGCGCCCCGCGACTTCCAGCACCACGTGCCGCCGGTCGTTCGGGTGCCCGGTGCAGAGGTCAAGGTCTTCCTCGGTTCGCTCGCCGGCGAGGAGTCGCCCGTGACGACGTACACCCCGCTGCTCGGCGCAGAGATCGTCCTGGACCCCGCGGCGAGCATCACCCTTGACGTCGACCCGTCGTTCGAGCACGGGGTGCTCGTCGACACCGGTACGGTCGCGCTGTTCGGCACCGTGCTCACGCGAGCCGCCCTCGGCTACACCGGAACCGGCGTGCCGGCCCTCGAACTGACCAACACCACCGACGAACCCGCACGTATCGTCCTCCTCGGCGGAACACCCCTCGGCGAGGAGATCGTGATGTGGTGGAACTTCGTCGGCCGCGACCACGACGAGATCGTCGCCTACCGGGACGCCTGGGAACGCGGGTGCGATCGGTTCGGCCGCGTCTCCGGCTACACCGGGAGGGTCGAGCGTCTCCCGGCGCCGCCCCTGCCCCAGGCGCGTATCCGCCCCCGCCGCAATCCGCCCACCGCCGATCCGAACTGCCCGACACAGGACCCCGCATGA
- the ypfJ gene encoding KPN_02809 family neutral zinc metallopeptidase: protein MTFREGARMDAGRVRTGGGGRGGKLALGGGAGGLIVIILALLFGGDPSSLLGSGMPDTSGDPQAESALEQCEVGGSAANENVDCRVLYTVGSLDSVWEQQFATQTGVAYVQPEVEIFTSATSTGCGNATSDIGPFYCPADRTAYFDTSFFDELETRFGASGGPLAQEYVVAHEFGHHLQNQLGDLGRAQADPRGPESGAVRTELQADCYAGVWAYHADKLPEPTTGEPFLVPLTDADIRDALSAASAVGDDRIQRAATGRVNPEGWTHGSSEQRQAWFLAGYRTGRVDACDTYSARDLDNPPALR from the coding sequence ATGACGTTCAGAGAAGGTGCACGCATGGATGCGGGCCGTGTCCGTACCGGCGGCGGTGGGCGTGGCGGAAAGCTCGCTCTCGGTGGCGGGGCCGGCGGCCTGATCGTCATCATCCTGGCGCTGCTGTTCGGCGGCGATCCGTCCTCGCTGCTCGGCTCGGGAATGCCCGACACCTCCGGCGATCCGCAAGCCGAGAGCGCACTCGAACAGTGCGAGGTCGGTGGCAGCGCCGCGAACGAGAACGTCGACTGCCGGGTGCTCTACACCGTCGGGTCGCTCGACTCGGTGTGGGAGCAGCAGTTCGCGACACAGACCGGCGTGGCCTATGTGCAGCCGGAGGTCGAGATCTTCACCTCGGCCACGTCCACCGGTTGCGGCAACGCCACCAGCGACATCGGGCCCTTCTACTGCCCGGCGGACCGGACCGCCTACTTCGACACCAGCTTCTTCGACGAACTCGAGACACGGTTCGGCGCCAGTGGAGGTCCGCTCGCGCAGGAATACGTCGTCGCCCACGAGTTCGGGCACCACCTGCAGAACCAGCTCGGCGATCTCGGTCGCGCACAGGCCGACCCGCGCGGCCCCGAATCCGGCGCTGTCCGTACGGAACTGCAGGCCGACTGCTACGCCGGGGTGTGGGCCTACCATGCCGACAAGCTGCCCGAGCCGACCACCGGAGAGCCCTTCCTCGTGCCGCTCACCGACGCCGACATCCGCGACGCACTGTCGGCCGCGTCGGCCGTCGGCGACGACCGGATCCAGCGGGCCGCCACCGGCCGGGTGAACCCGGAGGGATGGACTCACGGGTCGTCCGAGCAGCGTCAGGCCTGGTTCCTGGCCGGATACCGCACCGGCCGGGTCGACGCGTGTGACACCTACTCGGCACGCGATCTCGACAACCCGCCGGCACTGCGCTGA
- a CDS encoding DUF4383 domain-containing protein: MTATPVQTAALVVGAVFLLVGILGFIPGVTSDYDQLSGAGHHSEAMLLGIFQVSILHNIVHLLFGVLGLAAARAVATARSFLIIGGAIYLVLWIYGLIIDKDSGANFVPVNSADDWLHFVLGVGMIALGVLLTRTRTTPGTVRP, encoded by the coding sequence ATGACGGCAACACCGGTGCAGACTGCGGCGCTCGTGGTGGGCGCTGTCTTCCTCCTGGTGGGCATCCTCGGCTTCATCCCGGGGGTCACGTCGGACTACGATCAACTCTCGGGCGCAGGCCATCATTCCGAAGCCATGCTCCTGGGGATCTTCCAGGTCTCCATCCTGCACAACATCGTGCACCTGTTGTTCGGTGTCCTGGGGCTCGCTGCGGCCCGGGCCGTGGCAACCGCCCGCAGTTTCCTGATCATCGGCGGTGCGATCTACCTGGTGCTTTGGATCTACGGCCTGATCATCGACAAGGACAGCGGCGCCAACTTCGTGCCGGTGAACTCCGCGGACGACTGGCTGCACTTCGTCCTGGGTGTGGGCATGATCGCGCTCGGTGTGCTCCTGACACGCACGCGGACCACCCCGGGCACGGTTCGCCCCTAA
- the aspS gene encoding aspartate--tRNA ligase, whose protein sequence is MLRTHLAGSLRAEHAEQTVTLTGWVARRRDHGGVIFIDLRDASGVSQVVFRSAGVLEQAHRLRAEYCVRITGKVEVRPEGNQNFEIPTGAIEVDASELVVLNEAAPLPFQLDDQVGEEARLKYRYLDLRREKPGKTIRLRSKVNAAARAVLAHHEFVEVETPTLTRSTPEGARDFLVPARLQPGNFYALPQSPQLFKQLLMVGGIERYYQIARCYRDEDFRADRQPEFTQLDIEMAFVNQDDVILLAEEVLHALWRLVGYELETPIPRMTYAEAMRRFGTDKPDLRFGIELVECKEFFKDTTFRVFQAEYVGAVVMPGGASQPRRQLDAWQEWAKQRGAKGLAYVLVGEDGTLSGPVAKNLTDAEREGLAAHVGANPGDCIFFAAGPTKQMRALLAAARDEIARKLDLIDPNAWAFVWVVDAPLFEPAADATASGDVALGHSAWTAVHHAFTSPKPEYIDTFDTDPGSALAYAYDIVCNGNEIGGGSIRIHRPDIQERVFKVMGISEEEANEKFGFLLEAFKYGAPPHGGIAFGWDRITALLAGMDSIREVIAFPKSGGGVDPLTDAPGPITPEQRKETGIDFVPEPETEGADKA, encoded by the coding sequence GTGCTGCGCACCCATCTCGCCGGCTCGTTGCGAGCCGAGCACGCCGAGCAGACAGTCACCCTCACCGGTTGGGTTGCCCGGCGACGCGATCACGGCGGGGTCATCTTCATCGACCTGCGCGACGCCTCGGGTGTCTCGCAGGTGGTCTTCCGCAGCGCCGGCGTCCTCGAGCAGGCGCACCGGCTCCGCGCGGAGTACTGCGTCCGGATCACCGGCAAGGTGGAGGTCCGCCCCGAGGGCAACCAGAACTTCGAGATCCCGACCGGTGCGATCGAGGTCGACGCCTCCGAGCTCGTGGTTCTCAACGAGGCCGCCCCGCTGCCGTTCCAGCTCGACGATCAGGTCGGCGAGGAAGCGCGCCTGAAGTACCGCTACCTGGATCTGCGTCGCGAGAAGCCGGGCAAGACCATCCGTCTGCGCAGCAAGGTCAACGCTGCTGCCCGCGCGGTGCTCGCCCACCACGAGTTCGTGGAGGTCGAGACCCCGACCCTCACCCGCTCCACGCCGGAGGGTGCGCGCGACTTCCTGGTCCCGGCCCGCCTGCAGCCCGGTAACTTCTACGCTCTGCCGCAGTCCCCGCAGCTGTTCAAGCAGCTGCTCATGGTCGGTGGCATCGAGCGCTACTACCAGATCGCCCGCTGCTACCGCGACGAGGACTTCCGCGCCGACCGTCAGCCCGAGTTCACCCAGCTCGACATCGAGATGGCGTTCGTCAATCAGGACGACGTGATCCTCCTCGCCGAAGAGGTGCTGCACGCGTTGTGGCGCCTGGTGGGCTACGAACTCGAGACCCCGATCCCGCGGATGACCTACGCCGAGGCCATGCGCCGTTTCGGCACCGACAAGCCGGATCTGCGTTTCGGCATCGAACTCGTGGAGTGCAAGGAGTTCTTCAAGGACACCACCTTCCGCGTCTTCCAGGCCGAGTACGTCGGTGCCGTCGTCATGCCCGGTGGCGCGAGCCAGCCGCGTCGTCAGCTCGACGCATGGCAGGAGTGGGCCAAGCAGCGCGGTGCCAAGGGTCTCGCCTACGTGCTCGTCGGTGAGGACGGCACGTTGAGCGGTCCGGTCGCCAAGAACCTCACCGACGCCGAACGCGAGGGTCTCGCCGCGCACGTGGGCGCGAACCCCGGCGACTGCATCTTCTTCGCCGCCGGTCCCACCAAGCAGATGCGTGCACTGCTCGCCGCCGCCCGCGACGAGATCGCCCGCAAGCTCGATCTGATCGATCCGAACGCATGGGCGTTCGTGTGGGTGGTCGACGCCCCGCTGTTCGAGCCGGCGGCCGACGCGACCGCGAGCGGTGATGTGGCCCTCGGTCATTCGGCGTGGACCGCGGTGCACCACGCGTTCACCTCGCCCAAGCCCGAGTACATCGACACCTTCGATACCGATCCGGGTTCGGCGCTGGCGTACGCCTACGACATCGTCTGCAACGGCAACGAGATCGGTGGCGGCTCGATCCGTATCCACCGCCCCGACATCCAGGAACGGGTGTTCAAGGTGATGGGCATCTCGGAGGAGGAAGCGAACGAGAAGTTCGGCTTCCTGCTCGAGGCGTTCAAGTACGGCGCGCCCCCGCACGGCGGCATCGCCTTCGGCTGGGACCGTATCACCGCGCTGCTCGCCGGGATGGACTCGATCCGCGAGGTCATCGCGTTCCCCAAGTCCGGTGGCGGTGTCGATCCGCTGACCGATGCACCCGGCCCGATCACGCCGGAGCAGCGCAAGGAGACAGGCATCGACTTCGTGCCCGAACCCGAGACCGAGGGCGCTGACAAGGCCTGA
- a CDS encoding DUF4235 domain-containing protein yields the protein MADARVIFYKPLALAASVGGGILAGAVFNQVWKKVGGSDERPEPQDLSQRTRDVLIAAALQGLIFGVVKAAVDRGTARGFQKVTHVSPE from the coding sequence ATGGCCGACGCACGCGTGATCTTCTACAAGCCGCTCGCTCTCGCAGCCAGTGTGGGAGGAGGCATCCTCGCCGGAGCCGTCTTCAACCAAGTGTGGAAGAAGGTCGGCGGCAGTGACGAACGGCCCGAACCTCAGGATCTGTCGCAGCGCACCCGGGACGTGCTGATCGCGGCCGCCCTCCAGGGTCTGATCTTCGGTGTCGTGAAGGCTGCGGTAGATCGTGGCACCGCCCGTGGTTTTCAGAAGGTGACACACGTTTCACCGGAATGA
- a CDS encoding protease inhibitor I42 family protein, with product MKHIATGPKDVTVGVGDTIELHLPENTSRDYCWSTSRVGEGLVLRDIRFLPSKNPLPGGTGERVFCFKARRAGTWPISLRMRKHADLVADRANMTVTVA from the coding sequence ATGAAGCACATCGCCACTGGTCCGAAGGATGTCACGGTCGGTGTCGGGGACACGATCGAACTGCATCTCCCTGAGAACACCTCCCGGGACTACTGCTGGTCGACGTCGAGGGTCGGAGAGGGGCTCGTCCTTCGCGACATCCGATTCCTGCCGTCGAAGAACCCGTTGCCGGGAGGGACCGGCGAGCGGGTCTTCTGTTTCAAGGCGCGCCGCGCCGGTACCTGGCCCATCTCGCTGCGCATGCGGAAGCATGCCGACCTGGTCGCCGACCGCGCGAACATGACCGTCACCGTCGCGTGA